The following proteins are co-located in the Thermoplasmata archaeon genome:
- the serS gene encoding serine--tRNA ligase, translated as MYPMAYVREHPDLLRAGLVARGRDPGEIDRLLELDRERRSLGEDINRLRAQRNAAARRPDPAAPASVAEAGRAEFGQLRERIRELETKSESMEESLRAGLLGLPQIPHSSVPPGRDAKENVVVAEHAMRRAAPAAPRPHFDVGHELNLLDEERGVKVAGEGFYVLWGDLARLEHALIRYMRRLHLSHGYVEVVPPILINSTSMQGTGQLPKFAEDSYQVRLDDLWLAPTAEVPVTNLFRDEVLLPEDLPYKVMAYTPCFRREAGGHGVETRGIARVHQFDKVELVNFSAPEDSYAQLETLRGEAEAVLQGLDLPYRVLDLCAGDLPEKAAKCYDLELWAPGVSRWLEVSSVSNFEAYQSVRTNIRLRRAQAQKPEYLHTLNGSGVALPRLMIAILENYQGPDGRIEIPEALREEMGGERHLRPLPFIGEKALSQGKHPKRTRTEPSPR; from the coding sequence ATGTACCCGATGGCCTACGTCCGCGAACACCCGGACCTACTGCGCGCCGGTTTGGTGGCCCGGGGCCGAGACCCCGGCGAGATCGACCGCCTGCTTGAGCTCGACCGCGAGCGGCGATCGCTCGGAGAGGACATCAACCGGCTCCGCGCGCAGCGGAACGCGGCGGCCCGCCGACCGGATCCCGCGGCCCCCGCGAGCGTCGCGGAAGCCGGACGCGCCGAGTTCGGGCAGCTGCGGGAACGGATCCGGGAACTCGAAACGAAGAGCGAGTCGATGGAAGAGAGCCTTCGAGCCGGCCTGCTCGGACTCCCTCAGATCCCCCACTCCTCCGTCCCACCGGGCCGGGACGCGAAGGAGAACGTCGTCGTCGCGGAGCATGCGATGCGTCGTGCGGCTCCCGCGGCCCCGCGCCCGCACTTCGATGTGGGCCACGAGCTCAACCTCCTGGACGAGGAGCGGGGTGTCAAGGTCGCCGGGGAAGGGTTCTACGTCCTCTGGGGCGATCTCGCGCGCCTCGAACACGCCCTCATCCGCTACATGCGTCGGCTCCATCTCTCCCACGGATACGTCGAGGTCGTCCCGCCCATCCTGATCAACTCGACCTCGATGCAGGGGACGGGGCAGCTTCCGAAGTTCGCCGAGGACTCCTATCAGGTCCGGCTCGATGACCTGTGGTTGGCCCCGACCGCGGAAGTCCCCGTCACGAACCTGTTCCGGGACGAGGTGCTGCTCCCGGAGGATCTACCGTACAAGGTCATGGCGTATACACCGTGCTTCCGCCGAGAAGCGGGGGGCCACGGGGTCGAGACCCGAGGGATCGCTCGCGTCCATCAGTTCGACAAGGTCGAGCTCGTCAACTTCAGCGCGCCCGAGGATTCCTACGCGCAGCTCGAGACGCTCCGGGGCGAGGCGGAGGCGGTCCTCCAGGGGCTCGACCTTCCGTACCGCGTACTCGACCTGTGCGCGGGCGACCTCCCCGAGAAGGCCGCCAAGTGCTACGATCTCGAGCTCTGGGCCCCGGGGGTCTCCCGCTGGCTCGAGGTCAGCTCGGTCTCCAACTTCGAAGCGTACCAATCCGTCCGGACGAACATCCGCCTTCGTCGGGCCCAGGCTCAGAAGCCGGAGTACCTGCACACCCTGAACGGCTCCGGAGTGGCGCTCCCCCGGCTGATGATCGCGATCCTCGAGAACTACCAAGGGCCCGACGGCCGCATCGAGATCCCGGAGGCGCTCCGCGAGGAGATGGGAGGAGAACGCCATCTGCGGCCGTTGCCGTTCATCGGGGAAAAGGCGCTCTCGCAGGGCAAGCACCCCAAACGGACCCGAACCGAGCCCTCTCCGCGTTGA
- a CDS encoding VOC family protein — MKVGRRPGPKPKHLYVRVVRAGSEGEVDFPTPGIVRPFLEHLEHVGRLVAHGPLRTPKGDLLVFRATDVAEARRVLRTDPFAGIHRTSYEFLEWSPAERGSGVNLDPPPPRGSGRLTSLQRVAVVVRDQKRAIAWYQDVLGLAIRTQDPDTGYVELALGLGTSAISLIAPRADWGEPYFSEALGRIGAATGIVFQTDSVRALELRLLNAHATVTQSVREEPWGGSTIRFADPDGNEFLAFEALFPKSRTAVSARRRS, encoded by the coding sequence ATGAAGGTCGGACGGCGACCTGGGCCGAAGCCGAAACATCTCTACGTCCGGGTCGTGCGCGCCGGGAGCGAGGGCGAGGTCGACTTTCCGACGCCGGGAATCGTTCGCCCGTTCCTCGAGCACCTCGAACACGTGGGCCGCCTCGTGGCCCACGGTCCGCTGCGAACCCCCAAGGGCGATCTGCTTGTTTTTCGCGCGACGGACGTCGCCGAGGCCCGACGCGTGCTGCGCACCGACCCTTTCGCGGGGATCCACCGGACGTCCTACGAGTTCCTCGAATGGTCCCCGGCCGAGCGGGGAAGCGGGGTCAATCTCGACCCGCCACCGCCGCGGGGCTCCGGCCGCCTGACGTCCTTGCAGCGGGTGGCGGTCGTGGTCCGGGACCAGAAGCGGGCCATCGCATGGTACCAGGACGTCCTCGGTCTCGCGATCCGAACCCAGGACCCGGACACCGGGTACGTCGAGCTCGCGCTCGGTCTGGGCACGAGCGCGATCTCGCTCATCGCGCCCCGCGCCGATTGGGGGGAACCGTACTTCTCCGAGGCCCTCGGCCGCATCGGGGCCGCGACGGGGATCGTCTTCCAAACCGATAGCGTTCGGGCCCTCGAGCTGCGGTTGCTCAACGCCCACGCCACCGTCACGCAGTCCGTGCGGGAGGAGCCGTGGGGAGGGAGCACGATCCGCTTCGCGGATCCGGACGGCAACGAGTTCCTGGCCTTCGAGGCCCTCTTCCCGAAGAGTCGAACGGCCGTGTCCGCTCGCCGTCGTTCCTGA
- the fni gene encoding type 2 isopentenyl-diphosphate Delta-isomerase has product MSHRKAEHVKVVLGREVEGRYRYWNDIQLVHNALPEIDFEEVDASTTLFGKKLRAPLMITGMTGGFPDAAKINENLAHAAADVGVAMGVGSERAAILKGQYPDSYSVVARHPVPLKFANIGAPQIIAQSPGDRIITSDDARAAMELIGADALAIHLNFLQEMVQPEGDRRARGALARIGELAATFPVLVKETGAGLSRSVAERLRDHGVRALDVSGTGGTSFAAVEHWRAVDQGAEREARLGRTFWDWGIPSPAAVREVLPVGLPVVASGGVRSGLDVARAVALGATAAGIAGGVLRVAASSYEETRRELEQIIHEVRVAMFLTGSRTIADLQRAPYVVTGETRAWLQR; this is encoded by the coding sequence TTGAGCCACCGCAAGGCCGAGCACGTCAAGGTCGTCCTCGGCCGGGAGGTCGAGGGGCGGTACCGCTACTGGAACGACATCCAGCTCGTCCACAACGCCCTGCCCGAGATCGACTTCGAGGAGGTCGATGCGTCGACGACCCTGTTCGGCAAGAAGCTCCGGGCCCCGCTCATGATCACGGGGATGACTGGGGGGTTCCCGGACGCGGCCAAGATCAACGAGAATCTCGCGCATGCCGCCGCCGACGTCGGGGTCGCGATGGGCGTCGGGAGCGAGCGCGCCGCGATCCTCAAGGGCCAGTACCCCGACAGCTACTCGGTCGTCGCGCGGCACCCCGTTCCGCTCAAGTTCGCGAACATCGGCGCCCCGCAGATCATCGCGCAGTCCCCCGGCGATAGGATCATCACGTCCGACGACGCCCGGGCGGCGATGGAGCTGATCGGGGCCGATGCCCTCGCGATCCATCTGAACTTCCTCCAGGAGATGGTCCAGCCCGAAGGCGATCGGCGGGCCCGAGGCGCCCTCGCTCGCATCGGAGAGCTCGCGGCCACCTTCCCGGTGCTCGTGAAGGAGACAGGGGCCGGACTCTCGCGCTCGGTCGCCGAGCGGCTGCGCGACCATGGGGTGCGGGCACTGGATGTGAGCGGGACCGGTGGGACCTCGTTCGCCGCCGTCGAGCACTGGAGGGCCGTCGACCAGGGCGCCGAGCGCGAGGCTCGGCTGGGACGGACCTTCTGGGACTGGGGGATCCCATCGCCCGCGGCCGTTCGAGAGGTCCTCCCGGTCGGTCTGCCCGTGGTCGCGAGCGGCGGAGTCCGCTCAGGACTCGACGTCGCGCGTGCCGTTGCGTTGGGGGCGACCGCCGCGGGGATCGCCGGCGGCGTGCTGCGGGTCGCCGCCTCGAGCTACGAGGAGACGCGGCGCGAGCTCGAACAGATCATCCACGAGGTCCGGGTCGCGATGTTCCTGACAGGTTCGCGCACGATCGCGGACCTGCAGAGGGCCCCGTACGTGGTGACGGGAGAGACCCGGGCGTGGCTCCAGCGCTGA
- a CDS encoding elongator complex protein 3: MAPALRATAAPGPMGPEDIHRIKLKQVRASGARTLPSNVDWLASLPPEERARFDGAILRRPSRTLSGVAVVAVMTAPARCPHGRCTYCPGGVENNSPQSYTGEEPSALRGAQFHWDSRRIAAERLASLEETGHPTSKVEVIVMGGTFPSRPVSYQESVLRGVYEGLNGAPATSLAEAQLANESAARRMVGLTVETRPDWCDARVLPFLLGAGVTRIEIGVECLHEEVLQAVGRAHGTEDVRRATTAARGQGLKICYHLMLGLPGMTPEEDYRDALRVLDDPALRPDMLKIYPTLVIPGTPLYDDWKAGRFVPYDTPTAIEVLARIKGSLPPWVRIQRIQRDIPARLIAGGVRVSNLRERALARLAESGAHCRCLRCREVGRRASPPIDDLALTETEYPTVGGRELFLSWEDARSDAVAGFLRLRIPSESLEGTLTEPVIRELKVLGTEVAIGTPGGGRSDYQHRGLGHALLERAEARAEEAGFRGIYVTSAVGTRPYYRARGYVPAGSHLRKALFAGRNA, from the coding sequence GTGGCTCCAGCGCTGAGAGCGACGGCGGCTCCCGGCCCCATGGGGCCGGAGGATATCCACCGGATCAAGCTCAAGCAGGTGCGGGCCAGTGGCGCCCGCACCCTTCCTTCGAACGTCGACTGGCTCGCCAGCCTACCTCCCGAGGAGCGGGCGCGCTTTGACGGAGCGATCCTGCGAAGGCCTTCCCGAACCCTCTCGGGGGTCGCGGTGGTCGCCGTGATGACCGCGCCGGCGCGCTGCCCGCACGGCCGGTGCACGTACTGCCCCGGCGGGGTCGAGAACAACAGCCCTCAGAGTTACACGGGGGAGGAGCCCTCCGCTCTGCGGGGGGCCCAGTTTCATTGGGACTCCCGCCGGATCGCTGCCGAGCGCCTGGCCTCACTCGAGGAGACCGGGCACCCGACCTCCAAGGTGGAAGTGATCGTGATGGGGGGGACGTTCCCGTCGCGGCCGGTGTCGTACCAGGAGAGCGTGCTCCGCGGGGTGTACGAGGGTCTCAACGGCGCGCCGGCAACTTCGCTCGCGGAGGCGCAGCTCGCGAATGAATCGGCGGCACGGCGAATGGTCGGGCTCACGGTCGAAACTCGACCGGATTGGTGCGACGCGCGCGTCCTTCCCTTCCTCCTCGGCGCAGGGGTCACGCGCATCGAGATCGGCGTCGAATGCCTGCACGAGGAGGTTCTGCAAGCGGTCGGGCGGGCCCACGGAACGGAGGACGTCCGCCGGGCCACTACCGCCGCTCGCGGCCAGGGCCTGAAGATCTGCTACCATCTGATGCTCGGGCTTCCGGGGATGACCCCCGAGGAGGACTACCGCGATGCCCTCCGCGTGCTCGACGATCCTGCGTTGCGGCCGGACATGCTGAAGATCTACCCCACCCTCGTGATCCCCGGGACCCCGCTCTACGACGACTGGAAGGCCGGTCGGTTCGTTCCCTACGACACTCCCACCGCGATCGAGGTGCTGGCGCGCATCAAGGGCTCTCTGCCTCCCTGGGTCCGGATCCAGCGCATCCAGCGCGACATCCCGGCGCGGCTGATCGCAGGCGGCGTCCGGGTCAGCAACTTGAGAGAACGCGCGCTCGCTCGGCTGGCGGAGAGCGGGGCCCATTGCCGCTGCCTGCGCTGCCGCGAGGTGGGCCGGCGGGCGAGCCCGCCGATCGACGACCTCGCCCTCACCGAGACGGAGTACCCCACGGTCGGAGGGAGGGAACTGTTCCTGTCGTGGGAGGACGCACGCTCCGATGCCGTCGCCGGGTTCCTGAGGCTCCGCATCCCTTCCGAGTCACTCGAGGGGACGCTCACCGAACCGGTGATACGGGAGTTGAAGGTCTTGGGAACGGAGGTGGCGATCGGGACGCCCGGTGGAGGCCGATCCGACTACCAGCACCGAGGGCTCGGCCACGCGCTGCTCGAGCGCGCGGAAGCGAGAGCCGAGGAAGCCGGGTTCCGCGGTATCTACGTCACCAGCGCCGTCGGGACCCGCCCCTACTACCGCGCCCGGGGGTACGTTCCCGCCGGTTCCCACCTGAGGAAGGCCCTTTTCGCCGGACGCAACGCCTAG
- a CDS encoding methionine adenosyltransferase encodes MARNIQVEPLRTMHIEDQTVELVERKGLGHPDSMADGISESVSQALSRMYLDEYNRILHHNTDETQIVGGGSEPKFGGGRVTSPIYILLVGRATTEVNGEKLPFRQTAIDAGKKYVGSIAAHLDVDKNVEFDCKIGQGSIDLRGVFDQKSVLSNDTSFGVGFAPFSDTEKLVLESEKFLTLKLKRKLPALGEDVKVMGFRSGDKIRLTVAAALVDSEIEDADEYANVCAQIRDKLADQATKLTRREVVIDVNTADDPELGRFYLTCTGLSMEAGDDGSVGRGNRANGLITPCRPMSLEASAGKNPINHVGKIYNIVGNQIANDIIKETGGNVKEVHVRILSQIGKPVDEPQVASLQILPADGVKLAQVKGKAEAVAQHWFDEIPSIPQKLLTGKITVF; translated from the coding sequence ATGGCCCGGAACATCCAGGTGGAACCGCTGCGGACGATGCATATCGAGGACCAGACCGTCGAGCTGGTCGAGCGCAAGGGTCTCGGCCACCCCGACTCGATGGCCGATGGGATCTCCGAGTCCGTCAGTCAAGCGCTCTCCCGGATGTACCTCGATGAGTACAACCGCATCCTCCACCACAACACTGACGAGACCCAGATCGTCGGCGGGGGGTCCGAACCGAAGTTCGGCGGAGGGCGGGTCACGAGCCCGATCTACATCCTCCTGGTCGGGCGCGCCACGACCGAGGTCAACGGAGAGAAGCTCCCGTTCCGCCAGACCGCAATCGATGCCGGGAAGAAGTACGTCGGCTCGATCGCCGCGCACCTCGATGTCGACAAGAACGTCGAGTTCGACTGCAAGATCGGGCAGGGGTCGATCGACCTGAGGGGCGTCTTCGACCAGAAGTCGGTCCTCTCCAACGATACCAGCTTCGGGGTCGGCTTCGCTCCGTTCTCCGACACCGAGAAGCTCGTCCTCGAAAGCGAGAAGTTCCTCACGCTCAAGCTCAAGCGGAAGCTCCCGGCGCTCGGCGAGGACGTCAAGGTGATGGGATTCCGCTCCGGCGACAAGATCCGGCTCACGGTCGCGGCCGCGCTCGTCGACTCGGAGATCGAGGACGCGGACGAGTACGCGAACGTCTGCGCACAGATCCGTGACAAGCTCGCGGACCAGGCCACGAAGCTGACCCGCCGCGAGGTCGTCATCGACGTCAACACGGCCGACGATCCCGAGCTCGGTCGGTTCTACCTCACCTGCACGGGCCTATCGATGGAAGCCGGGGATGACGGATCCGTCGGACGCGGCAACCGCGCGAACGGCCTCATCACGCCGTGCCGGCCGATGAGCCTCGAGGCGTCCGCCGGGAAGAACCCGATCAACCACGTCGGGAAGATCTACAACATCGTCGGCAATCAGATCGCGAACGACATCATCAAGGAGACCGGCGGCAACGTCAAGGAGGTCCACGTGCGGATCCTCTCCCAGATCGGCAAGCCGGTCGACGAGCCGCAGGTCGCGAGCCTGCAGATCCTGCCGGCGGATGGGGTCAAGCTCGCCCAGGTCAAGGGCAAGGCCGAGGCGGTCGCGCAGCATTGGTTCGACGAGATCCCGTCGATCCCCCAGAAGCTCCTGACCGGGAAGATCACCGTTTTCTAG
- a CDS encoding isopentenyl phosphate kinase yields MAVRPPETAALLPIVVVKLGGSVITRKREIEKLRAKVLARLAGELASITDRRLIVLHGAGGFGHRTAARFGLNRPPAPGVAPRERARGAAIVSAEVRRLHLAVLRALVEAGASPWSIPIAHHVLQHEGRVERVDLAPFAATLARGHMPVSFGDVVPDSAWGFSILSADTIALEIARAIHPERVVFVSDVEGILGPIDGGRRAVLPAITAESIATLAPPSGAPDVTGGIRAKSNVALQIAEAGSDAGIISGLRDGALSGAIHTNVYYGSWARAAGR; encoded by the coding sequence ATGGCCGTCCGGCCCCCAGAGACCGCAGCGCTGCTGCCGATCGTCGTCGTGAAACTGGGCGGGAGCGTCATCACGCGCAAGCGCGAAATCGAGAAGCTGCGAGCGAAGGTGCTGGCCCGGCTCGCCGGCGAACTCGCGTCGATCACCGACCGGCGCCTGATCGTCTTGCACGGAGCCGGAGGGTTCGGCCACCGGACCGCCGCGCGCTTCGGGCTGAACCGGCCGCCGGCCCCCGGCGTCGCGCCCCGGGAACGGGCGCGCGGAGCTGCCATCGTGAGCGCCGAGGTACGCCGCCTCCACCTCGCCGTCCTCCGAGCGCTCGTGGAGGCGGGCGCGTCCCCGTGGTCGATCCCGATCGCCCACCACGTGCTGCAGCATGAGGGTCGCGTGGAGCGGGTCGACCTCGCCCCATTCGCGGCCACCCTCGCCCGGGGTCACATGCCCGTCTCGTTCGGAGACGTCGTACCCGATTCGGCGTGGGGGTTCTCCATCCTGTCGGCCGACACGATCGCCCTCGAGATCGCGCGCGCGATCCACCCGGAGCGGGTGGTCTTCGTCAGCGACGTCGAAGGGATCCTCGGCCCGATCGACGGGGGACGACGGGCGGTCCTCCCGGCCATCACCGCCGAGTCGATCGCGACCCTCGCTCCTCCCTCGGGAGCTCCGGATGTCACCGGGGGGATCCGGGCCAAATCGAACGTTGCGCTCCAAATCGCCGAGGCGGGATCCGACGCAGGGATTATTAGCGGACTCCGGGATGGGGCGCTTTCGGGAGCGATCCACACGAATGTCTACTACGGGAGCTGGGCGCGAGCCGCGGGACGCTAA
- a CDS encoding aldehyde dehydrogenase family protein → MAARAPEYGLFIGGKWVSPAGRTRFQTINPATREPVGSFISGTPQDVTAAIDAAHAAFPKWRDTPAPHRGDLLLRVAEILKRRKEELGRIVTQEMGKVIAEGRGDVQESIDFVEYMAGEGRRLAGETVPSELRSKFCMTIRQPKGIVACITPWNFPTAIPNWKIAAALISGNTIVFKPASNTAGCAAEVVKAYEEAGLPSGVLNLVTGSGGVVGNALVTEPRIRAISFTGGVDAGRDVYVKGAQGLKMVHLELGGKNPVILMEDADLRLALDGVLFGAFGTSGQRCTATSRLILHEKIYDEFLGMLLERLKHFPVGNPLDAKIEMGPVASEDQERKILEFIEIGKKEAKLRIGGRKLQGGEYDRGFFIEPTIFETAHGTRISKEEIFGPVLSVLGVRDYEEAVRVANDVSYGLSSSIYTRDVNRAFRAMQELEAGITYINAPTIGAEVQLPFGGVKNTGNGGREAGSVAIEEFTEIKTVFVDFSSKLQKAQIDVGPSP, encoded by the coding sequence ATGGCGGCGAGGGCTCCGGAATACGGACTCTTCATCGGCGGGAAGTGGGTCTCTCCCGCGGGACGGACCCGATTCCAGACGATCAACCCGGCCACCCGAGAGCCAGTCGGTTCGTTCATCTCGGGAACCCCGCAGGATGTCACGGCGGCGATCGACGCCGCGCACGCGGCGTTCCCGAAGTGGCGCGACACTCCCGCTCCGCATCGCGGGGATCTTCTGCTCCGGGTCGCCGAGATCCTCAAGCGACGCAAGGAGGAGCTCGGTCGGATCGTGACCCAGGAGATGGGGAAGGTCATCGCGGAGGGCCGGGGCGACGTGCAGGAGTCGATCGACTTCGTGGAGTACATGGCGGGCGAGGGCCGTCGGCTGGCCGGCGAGACCGTCCCGTCCGAGCTGCGCTCGAAGTTCTGCATGACGATCCGCCAGCCGAAGGGAATCGTCGCATGCATCACGCCGTGGAACTTCCCGACCGCGATCCCGAACTGGAAGATCGCGGCGGCCCTGATCTCGGGCAATACGATCGTCTTCAAGCCGGCCTCGAACACCGCCGGCTGCGCGGCGGAGGTCGTGAAGGCCTACGAGGAGGCGGGGCTCCCCTCGGGAGTCCTCAATCTCGTCACGGGATCCGGCGGGGTCGTCGGCAACGCGCTCGTGACCGAGCCTCGGATTCGCGCGATCTCCTTCACCGGCGGGGTCGATGCCGGTCGCGATGTCTATGTCAAGGGCGCGCAGGGCCTGAAGATGGTCCACCTTGAGCTCGGGGGAAAGAACCCGGTCATCCTGATGGAGGACGCGGACCTCCGCCTCGCGCTCGACGGCGTCCTCTTCGGCGCGTTCGGCACTTCCGGACAGCGCTGCACCGCCACGAGCCGGCTCATCCTGCACGAGAAGATCTACGACGAGTTCCTCGGCATGCTGCTCGAACGACTGAAGCACTTCCCCGTCGGCAACCCGCTCGATGCGAAGATCGAGATGGGTCCGGTCGCCTCCGAGGACCAGGAACGCAAGATCCTCGAGTTCATTGAGATCGGCAAGAAGGAGGCGAAGCTCCGGATCGGGGGCCGGAAGCTCCAGGGCGGTGAGTACGATCGCGGGTTCTTCATCGAGCCGACGATCTTCGAGACCGCCCATGGGACCCGGATCTCCAAGGAGGAGATCTTCGGGCCGGTCCTGTCCGTCCTAGGGGTGCGCGACTACGAGGAGGCGGTGCGCGTGGCGAACGATGTCAGCTACGGGCTCTCCTCGTCGATCTACACGCGGGACGTGAACCGCGCCTTCCGGGCAATGCAGGAGCTCGAGGCCGGGATCACCTACATCAACGCCCCGACGATCGGCGCCGAGGTTCAGCTCCCGTTCGGGGGAGTGAAGAACACGGGCAACGGCGGGCGCGAAGCCGGCAGCGTCGCGATCGAGGAGTTCACCGAGATCAAGACGGTCTTCGTCGACTTCTCCTCCAAGCTCCAGAAGGCCCAGATCGACGTCGGCCCGTCCCCATGA
- a CDS encoding MBL fold metallo-hydrolase, translating to MVEILPGVHLVDGIDPSPDFTTHVYLLKDRGNTWTLIDSGLPGSDVAIGAYLAHMKIPPTSVKKILITHLHRDHVGGLARMIERTRARTFSHWIEAAYINCKPAYDGPGAPPAEPVVIDEVLKDGDSVDAAGGLVAYHTPGHTPGHMAYYQPERKLLFSGDLFFGEKDGLILTVPDYTHHTPTARISAHRMSQLSVESVLSYHGGPVLKNGASALRKFARLD from the coding sequence ATGGTCGAGATACTACCCGGAGTGCACCTCGTGGACGGCATCGACCCCTCCCCGGACTTCACCACCCACGTCTACCTCTTGAAGGACCGCGGGAACACCTGGACCCTGATCGATTCCGGGCTCCCGGGCTCGGACGTGGCGATCGGCGCCTACCTGGCCCACATGAAGATCCCGCCGACCTCCGTCAAGAAGATCCTCATCACCCATCTTCACCGCGATCACGTCGGCGGTCTCGCGCGAATGATCGAACGGACGAGGGCCCGGACGTTCTCCCATTGGATCGAGGCGGCCTACATCAATTGCAAGCCCGCCTATGACGGACCCGGCGCGCCTCCGGCCGAGCCCGTGGTCATCGACGAAGTGCTCAAGGATGGCGACTCGGTCGACGCCGCAGGCGGCCTCGTCGCCTACCACACCCCGGGACACACCCCAGGACACATGGCCTACTACCAGCCCGAGCGCAAGCTACTGTTCAGCGGGGATCTGTTCTTCGGCGAAAAGGACGGGCTCATCCTCACGGTGCCGGACTATACCCACCACACACCGACCGCACGGATCTCCGCGCATCGGATGTCCCAACTCTCGGTGGAGTCAGTCCTCTCCTATCACGGGGGGCCCGTGCTGAAGAACGGCGCGAGCGCGCTCCGCAAGTTCGCCCGGCTCGACTGA
- a CDS encoding AAA family ATPase translates to MPSLTPDSRPAETPSRPSSSHIANEAVSQVRDPPRGGTAASAPAAEREAPRPTSDASAVFDSLLEVKGELFKGRREVLRDSYVPSRLPHREHQIHQVAEVLAPALRGDLPSNLLIYGKIGTGKTAVVAQVRRDIERRDEISDHIKFIYINCGNIDTPYSLLQMAGNTFAVKESDRIPTGWSLDRVQAGMRRLMDTKARTVILVLDEIDRLVVRSGDGVLYTLSQINTELANARLVIVGISNDLKFTNNLDARVRSRLNEEKILFPPYDALQLQDILRERAKEAFRDGVVDPGVIERCAAYAALEHGDARRALALLRLGAEMSERDRAKRITPDHIVKAKNRLEQDVIIDCCRTLPTHCKILLYAILQAYERRRTGVLTGDVYEGYAKLAQKLGLQPLHARSVSNHLSDLEALGLIRATIVSRGRGGRTREIIVDVPIAETLPALEEDPLLAPLGRPRNRGQLLLTNFDNPARTTPY, encoded by the coding sequence GTGCCATCACTCACACCCGACAGTCGGCCGGCGGAAACGCCGAGCCGACCCTCCAGTAGCCATATCGCCAACGAGGCGGTCTCGCAGGTCCGAGACCCGCCTCGAGGCGGAACCGCTGCGTCGGCCCCCGCGGCCGAGAGGGAGGCCCCCCGACCAACCAGCGATGCGTCGGCCGTCTTCGATTCGCTGCTCGAGGTCAAGGGCGAGCTCTTCAAGGGCCGGCGAGAGGTCCTGCGGGATTCCTACGTCCCGAGCCGGCTACCGCACCGCGAGCACCAGATCCACCAGGTCGCCGAGGTGCTCGCCCCGGCGTTGCGCGGCGATCTCCCGTCCAACCTGTTGATCTACGGCAAGATCGGTACGGGCAAGACGGCCGTCGTGGCCCAGGTCCGTCGGGATATCGAGCGGCGCGACGAGATCTCCGATCACATCAAGTTCATCTACATCAACTGCGGGAACATCGACACTCCCTACAGCCTGCTGCAGATGGCCGGCAACACCTTCGCCGTCAAGGAGTCCGATCGGATCCCGACCGGCTGGTCCCTCGACCGGGTGCAGGCGGGGATGCGCCGCCTCATGGACACTAAGGCGCGCACGGTGATCCTCGTGCTGGACGAGATCGACCGGCTCGTCGTCCGGAGCGGGGACGGCGTCCTCTACACGTTGAGCCAGATCAACACGGAGCTCGCGAACGCGCGCCTCGTGATCGTGGGGATCTCCAACGATCTCAAGTTCACCAACAACCTCGACGCCCGCGTCCGCAGCCGCCTCAACGAGGAGAAGATCCTCTTCCCACCGTACGACGCCCTCCAGCTCCAGGACATCCTGCGCGAACGCGCCAAGGAGGCGTTCCGCGACGGGGTCGTCGATCCGGGGGTCATCGAGCGGTGCGCGGCATACGCGGCCCTCGAGCACGGGGACGCTCGCCGGGCGCTCGCGCTCCTGCGCCTCGGCGCCGAGATGTCTGAGCGCGATCGCGCGAAGCGGATCACGCCGGACCATATCGTCAAGGCGAAGAACCGACTCGAGCAGGACGTCATCATCGATTGCTGCCGGACGCTCCCGACGCACTGCAAGATCCTCCTCTATGCGATCCTACAGGCCTACGAGCGACGCAGGACGGGCGTGCTCACCGGGGACGTCTACGAGGGGTACGCGAAGCTCGCTCAGAAGCTCGGCCTGCAGCCGTTGCACGCCCGAAGCGTATCGAACCATCTCTCGGACCTCGAGGCGCTCGGGCTAATCCGCGCCACGATCGTCTCGCGGGGCCGCGGTGGACGGACCCGGGAGATCATCGTCGATGTGCCGATCGCCGAGACCCTCCCCGCCCTCGAAGAGGACCCGCTACTCGCCCCGCTCGGCCGACCCCGCAACCGCGGGCAGCTGCTGCTGACGAACTTCGACAACCCGGCGCGGACGACCCCTTACTGA